One window from the genome of Amycolatopsis sp. NBC_01480 encodes:
- a CDS encoding helix-turn-helix domain-containing protein: protein MTEPALHHTATSDPPIAGGLEIDHDIITELVQRYSDGETMESLAEQYPLSYRKVRELLHRAGVTIRPQKILLPQTPPGLVNAYHHGGTIQQLADTHGMSYNQTRRILLAEGVRLRRRGPR, encoded by the coding sequence TTGACGGAACCGGCACTGCACCACACAGCGACGAGTGATCCACCGATCGCCGGCGGGCTTGAGATCGATCACGACATCATCACCGAACTGGTCCAGCGGTACAGCGACGGCGAAACCATGGAGAGCCTGGCCGAGCAGTACCCGCTCAGCTATCGGAAAGTCCGTGAACTGCTCCACCGCGCCGGTGTCACCATCCGTCCACAAAAGATTCTCCTACCGCAGACCCCGCCAGGACTGGTCAACGCCTACCACCACGGCGGCACTATCCAGCAATTGGCCGACACCCACGGCATGAGCTACAACCAAACCCGCCGAATCCTGCTCGCCGAAGGTGTCCGGCTACGGCGCCGCGGTCCACGTTAA
- a CDS encoding IS3 family transposase, with protein MAKYAGPDEPAGSTPPEGTRFSVLRMARLLGVSTSGYYAYMKRSAATMLTPRRQRRADLAVKILDVHTESDGTYGSPRITAELRARGETVNEKTVAAIMAGIGIEGISPRTFKVRTTVVDPAASFPPDLVRRNFDQGKLDAVWLTDITYLTCGEGDLYLCAIRDGHSRRVLGHIVADHIGADMVCEAIDAAVACRSRGVAGTVLHSDRGGEFTAGLTARACDRYGLKRSMGETGICWDNSPAESFWSTFKHEYFYRHTFTVKAELVAAVDKWIGRYNNERRHSAIGMLNPVCYEQSLTGAAKAA; from the coding sequence ATGGCGAAGTACGCCGGCCCCGACGAGCCCGCCGGCTCCACACCACCCGAGGGCACACGGTTCTCTGTCCTGCGCATGGCGCGGCTGCTCGGTGTCTCGACGTCCGGCTACTACGCGTACATGAAACGTTCCGCAGCAACGATGTTGACGCCCCGGCGGCAGCGCCGCGCTGATCTGGCGGTGAAGATCCTCGACGTACACACCGAGTCCGACGGTACCTACGGGTCCCCGCGGATCACCGCCGAACTACGGGCACGCGGTGAAACAGTGAACGAGAAAACCGTCGCGGCAATCATGGCCGGAATCGGGATCGAGGGCATCAGTCCCCGCACCTTCAAAGTCCGCACCACGGTGGTTGACCCGGCGGCGTCGTTTCCGCCGGATCTGGTGCGACGCAACTTCGACCAGGGCAAGCTCGACGCGGTCTGGCTGACCGACATCACCTACCTCACCTGCGGTGAGGGTGATCTGTACTTGTGCGCGATCCGCGACGGGCATTCCCGCCGCGTGCTCGGGCACATCGTCGCCGACCATATCGGTGCTGACATGGTCTGTGAGGCCATCGACGCGGCGGTGGCCTGCCGCAGCCGCGGTGTCGCCGGCACAGTGCTGCATTCCGATCGCGGTGGGGAATTCACGGCCGGGTTGACGGCGCGAGCCTGCGACCGGTACGGGTTGAAACGGTCGATGGGTGAGACCGGTATCTGCTGGGACAACAGCCCCGCGGAATCGTTCTGGTCAACGTTCAAGCACGAGTACTTTTACCGCCACACGTTCACAGTCAAGGCAGAACTTGTTGCTGCAGTTGACAAGTGGATCGGTCGGTACAACAATGAGAGGCGTCACTCGGCTATCGGGATGCTCAATCCTGTGTGCTACGAACAGTCCCTGACAGGCGCAGCGAAAGCTGCTTGA
- a CDS encoding trypsin-like serine protease: MRPRRHRGDILPNDQHAPIHTAVATTSTRSSDCLFCCRATEPRAGLSDSSRAEALCRHEDSPGVSRGKPENHYQEREPLRSTAGSLIAASALAVPALLGGGVASAEVAPQIVGGTAATGNTGWMASLQYNAPKHGRFAQHTCGGTLVFRPWVVTNAHCVDDQPGNTTSIPVADKQFFVRVGSKDRTRGGETAKVIKIVVHPGWNWNQDPSQPADAHRGYRRGVRALSQLGRTRPPPGGHSAARGSPRGQTRGPPR, encoded by the coding sequence ATGCGGCCGCGGAGACACCGCGGCGACATCCTGCCGAACGATCAGCACGCTCCGATCCACACAGCCGTGGCAACGACTTCGACCAGGAGCAGTGACTGCCTATTTTGCTGCCGCGCAACGGAACCACGCGCCGGCCTGTCCGACTCATCTCGGGCGGAAGCGCTGTGCCGTCACGAAGACTCCCCCGGTGTCAGCCGTGGGAAACCCGAAAACCACTATCAGGAAAGAGAACCGTTGAGATCGACAGCAGGAAGCCTCATCGCCGCCAGCGCACTTGCCGTGCCCGCACTGCTGGGTGGCGGCGTCGCCTCGGCCGAGGTAGCACCGCAGATCGTCGGCGGCACCGCAGCCACCGGTAACACCGGCTGGATGGCGTCCCTCCAGTACAATGCACCCAAACACGGCCGTTTCGCACAGCACACTTGCGGAGGAACGCTTGTGTTCCGACCGTGGGTCGTCACCAACGCCCACTGCGTCGACGACCAGCCCGGCAACACCACGAGCATCCCGGTCGCGGACAAGCAGTTCTTCGTCCGTGTCGGCTCGAAAGACCGCACCCGGGGCGGGGAAACCGCGAAGGTCATCAAGATCGTCGTCCACCCCGGCTGGAACTGGAACCAGGACCCCAGCCAGCCGGCTGACGCTCATCGTGGATATCGCCGAGGAGTGCGGGCTCTCTCTCAGTTGGGCCGGACGCGTCCTCCGCCGGGCGGGCACTCAGCTGCCCGAGGTTCCCCGAGGGGGCAAACGCGTGGACCTCCACGCTGA
- a CDS encoding error-prone DNA polymerase, which yields MAFENPVRRWSELERIASGRPPAGSPDEPATAEAPQSRKREGYRPPQDLRVRAESEEPEPRVPYAELHLHSYHSFLDGVSSPEALVEEAVRLDLDAVILSDHDGMYGAVRFAEAAREVGIRAGHGAELSLGLPGPRGGIPDPLGEHLLAVARDLEGYRRLCRVISHAQLAGGEKGRPVYDPGMVVEELRGHVLVLTGCRKGAVRRALVEAGPAAAAMALRELVDRFGREHVVVELIHHMQPLDGRHNDALAGMAADLGVPTVASNNVHYATPAQRHHAHAVAAVRARRSIADLQGWLPGGGPAFLRSGAEQAQLFARHPGAVQRAALLGVECAFDLALVAPRLPPFPTPPGFADEAAYLRHLVELGATDRYGPRAANPTAYAQLDHELRIIEELDFPGYFLVVWDIVKYCRDNNIYAQGRGSAANSAVCYALYICHADPVRWNLLFERFFSPERDGPPDIDVDIESDRREEVIQYVYATHGRFHAAQVANVITYRGRSAVRDAAKALGYTPGQQDAFGKQVDHWGSVVGAAESDHTIPGPVLDLAAQLEDTPRHLGVHSGGMVIAHSPVSEIVPVEWATAKDRSVLQWDKDDCASIGLVKFDLLGLGMLSALHYMTDLVAEHHGIDVDMGQLDLADPAVYDMLCEADAVGVFQVESRAQLATLPRLRPREFYDLVVEVALIRPGPIQGGSVHPYIRRRRGEEAWEHAHPLLAPALERTLGVPLFQEQVMQLARDVASFTAAEADQLRRAMGAKRSTAKMARLAGRFFEGASANGIAGGLADTIYEQIRAFSGYGFPESHSMSFALLVYASAYFKKYYPAAFCAGLLRAQPMGFYSPQSLVQDARRHGVTARRPDINASLPHATLEPDPASRGGQAIRLGLAAIATVGQDVAEQIVTERQARGAFTGVSDLTDRVELTTPVAEALASAGAFDVFGLDRRQALWAAGAAVRTRTGHLPGTAVGQQAPPLPSMSALELTVSDRNATGITTDVHPVAYVRSVFDTYGATTTRDLLTLTENTRVHVGGTITHRQRPGTAGGITFLNLEDETGMVNIVCAKGFYRRYEKLLRHARIVIIRGLARIGEGTVSIDADKIIPIDLTALAAPSRDFR from the coding sequence ATGGCGTTTGAGAACCCGGTGCGCCGATGGTCGGAGCTCGAGCGGATCGCCTCCGGCCGGCCACCCGCGGGCAGCCCGGACGAGCCGGCGACGGCGGAGGCGCCGCAGTCGCGCAAGCGTGAGGGATACCGGCCGCCGCAGGATCTGCGGGTCCGCGCCGAGAGCGAGGAACCCGAGCCGCGGGTGCCCTACGCCGAGCTGCATTTGCACTCCTACCACTCGTTCCTGGATGGCGTGTCCTCGCCGGAAGCACTCGTCGAGGAAGCGGTCCGGTTGGACTTGGACGCCGTGATCCTGAGTGATCACGACGGGATGTACGGCGCGGTGCGGTTCGCCGAGGCTGCCCGGGAGGTCGGGATCCGCGCCGGTCACGGCGCCGAACTGTCCCTCGGGCTGCCCGGCCCGCGAGGTGGGATCCCCGACCCGCTCGGGGAGCACCTGCTCGCGGTGGCGCGGGATCTGGAGGGCTACCGCCGGCTGTGCCGGGTGATCTCCCACGCCCAGCTCGCCGGCGGCGAGAAGGGGCGCCCGGTCTACGACCCGGGCATGGTCGTCGAGGAACTGCGCGGACACGTCTTGGTCCTGACCGGCTGCCGCAAGGGCGCCGTCCGCCGTGCCCTGGTCGAGGCCGGCCCGGCCGCGGCTGCCATGGCGCTGCGCGAGCTGGTGGATCGGTTCGGGCGGGAGCACGTTGTGGTCGAGCTGATCCACCACATGCAGCCCCTCGACGGCCGCCACAACGACGCATTGGCCGGCATGGCCGCCGACCTTGGGGTCCCGACCGTGGCGAGCAACAACGTTCACTACGCCACCCCCGCCCAGCGGCACCACGCCCACGCGGTCGCGGCGGTCCGGGCCCGTCGGTCGATCGCGGACCTGCAGGGCTGGCTGCCCGGCGGCGGGCCGGCGTTCCTGCGCAGTGGCGCCGAACAAGCCCAGCTGTTCGCCCGCCACCCCGGCGCCGTGCAGCGCGCAGCGTTGCTCGGCGTCGAGTGCGCGTTCGACCTCGCCCTCGTCGCACCCCGGCTGCCGCCATTCCCGACCCCGCCCGGGTTCGCCGACGAAGCCGCCTACCTGCGTCACCTCGTCGAGCTCGGCGCCACCGACCGCTACGGGCCCCGCGCGGCCAACCCCACTGCGTATGCCCAGCTCGACCACGAGCTGCGGATCATCGAGGAACTCGACTTCCCGGGGTACTTCCTGGTCGTGTGGGACATCGTGAAGTACTGCCGGGACAACAACATCTACGCCCAAGGCCGCGGCTCGGCAGCGAACTCCGCGGTCTGCTACGCCCTATACATCTGTCACGCCGACCCCGTCCGCTGGAACCTGCTGTTCGAGCGCTTCTTCTCCCCCGAGCGGGACGGCCCGCCCGACATCGACGTCGACATCGAATCCGACCGCCGCGAGGAGGTCATCCAGTACGTCTACGCCACGCACGGCCGGTTTCACGCCGCGCAGGTGGCGAACGTGATCACCTACCGCGGCCGCTCCGCCGTCCGCGACGCCGCCAAAGCCCTCGGCTACACCCCGGGCCAGCAGGACGCTTTCGGGAAACAAGTCGACCATTGGGGCTCGGTCGTCGGCGCCGCCGAGTCCGACCACACCATTCCCGGGCCGGTACTGGACCTCGCCGCGCAGCTGGAGGACACGCCCCGGCACCTCGGTGTCCACTCGGGCGGCATGGTCATCGCTCACTCCCCGGTCTCGGAGATCGTGCCGGTCGAGTGGGCCACCGCGAAGGACCGGTCGGTGTTGCAGTGGGACAAGGACGACTGCGCCTCCATCGGCCTGGTCAAATTCGATCTCCTCGGACTCGGGATGCTGTCCGCGCTGCACTACATGACCGACCTCGTCGCCGAGCACCACGGCATCGACGTCGACATGGGACAGCTCGACCTCGCCGACCCGGCCGTGTACGACATGCTCTGCGAGGCCGACGCCGTCGGCGTCTTCCAGGTCGAGTCGCGCGCGCAGCTGGCGACCCTGCCGCGGCTGCGGCCACGCGAGTTCTACGACCTCGTCGTCGAAGTCGCGCTCATCCGGCCCGGCCCGATCCAGGGCGGCTCGGTCCACCCCTACATCCGCCGGCGCCGCGGAGAAGAAGCCTGGGAGCACGCACATCCGCTCCTCGCGCCTGCACTCGAGAGGACCTTGGGGGTGCCCTTGTTCCAGGAGCAGGTGATGCAACTCGCCCGCGACGTCGCGTCCTTCACGGCGGCGGAGGCCGATCAGCTGCGGCGAGCGATGGGCGCAAAACGCTCCACCGCGAAAATGGCGCGACTGGCCGGCCGGTTCTTCGAAGGGGCCAGCGCCAACGGCATCGCCGGCGGCCTTGCCGACACGATCTACGAACAGATCCGCGCGTTCTCCGGCTACGGTTTTCCCGAGAGCCACAGCATGTCGTTCGCATTACTGGTTTATGCGAGCGCCTATTTCAAAAAATACTATCCGGCCGCGTTTTGCGCCGGGCTGCTGCGCGCGCAGCCGATGGGGTTCTACAGCCCGCAATCCCTTGTCCAGGATGCCCGCCGACACGGGGTTACCGCCCGCCGCCCCGACATCAACGCCAGCCTCCCCCATGCCACCCTCGAGCCCGACCCCGCCAGCCGCGGCGGCCAGGCGATCCGCCTCGGTCTCGCCGCCATCGCCACCGTCGGCCAGGACGTCGCCGAGCAGATCGTCACCGAACGCCAGGCCCGAGGCGCGTTCACCGGAGTCTCCGACCTCACCGACCGGGTCGAGCTCACCACCCCCGTCGCCGAAGCCCTCGCCAGCGCCGGCGCCTTCGATGTGTTCGGGCTCGACCGCCGTCAAGCGCTCTGGGCCGCCGGCGCCGCGGTCCGCACCCGGACCGGGCACCTGCCCGGCACCGCCGTCGGGCAGCAAGCGCCACCGCTACCGTCGATGAGCGCGCTCGAACTGACCGTCTCCGATCGCAACGCCACCGGCATCACCACCGACGTCCACCCCGTCGCCTACGTCCGCAGCGTATTCGACACCTATGGCGCCACCACCACCCGCGACCTGCTCACCCTCACCGAGAACACCCGCGTTCACGTCGGCGGCACCATCACCCACCGTCAACGCCCTGGCACTGCCGGCGGCATCACCTTCCTGAACCTCGAAGACGAGACCGGCATGGTCAACATCGTCTGCGCCAAAGGCTTCTACCGCCGCTACGAGAAACTGCTGCGCCACGCCCGCATTGTGATCATCCGCGGCCTGGCCCGAATCGGCGAAGGCACCGTGTCCATCGACGCCGACAAGATCATCCCCATCGACCTCACGGCCCTGGCCGCACCGTCACGCGACTTCCGCTGA
- a CDS encoding transposase, with product MPPRKRRSYTAEYKIEAAHRVIDSDRTIAEVARELGIDPGMFSVWVKDERRRIAAAGVHGEKPLEAAEQAELLRLRRQVAELEKDNAFLVKASAYFAAMQKNPRGSI from the coding sequence ATGCCTCCTCGTAAGCGTCGGTCGTACACGGCCGAGTACAAGATTGAGGCTGCGCATCGTGTGATCGACTCCGACCGCACGATCGCCGAGGTTGCCCGTGAGCTGGGGATCGATCCGGGGATGTTCAGTGTCTGGGTCAAAGACGAACGGCGGAGGATCGCCGCCGCCGGGGTCCACGGCGAGAAACCCCTGGAAGCTGCAGAGCAAGCCGAACTGCTGCGATTGCGCAGGCAGGTGGCCGAGCTGGAGAAGGACAACGCGTTCTTGGTAAAAGCGTCGGCGTACTTTGCCGCGATGCAGAAGAACCCGCGAGGTTCGATCTGA
- a CDS encoding helix-turn-helix domain-containing protein, whose product MDIAEECGLSLSWAGRVLRRAGTQLPEVPRGGKRVDLHADRIAHEYRAGASIHGLTDEDYTAYGTVRQALQQVGVPLRAHGSQNRKPTKPPGNHAVTAAGPRGRGNQRRYYAEDEWGINPLHLFADWLARTPGFARPAPPQPQGRVRFTEVPPEQWTGLQAAFAAPVRDCS is encoded by the coding sequence GTGGATATCGCCGAGGAGTGCGGGCTCTCTCTCAGTTGGGCCGGACGCGTCCTCCGCCGGGCGGGCACTCAGCTGCCCGAGGTTCCCCGAGGGGGCAAACGCGTGGACCTCCACGCTGACCGGATCGCCCACGAGTACCGCGCCGGCGCCAGCATCCACGGCCTCACCGACGAGGACTACACCGCCTACGGCACCGTTCGCCAGGCGCTGCAGCAAGTCGGAGTTCCCCTGCGTGCGCATGGCAGCCAGAACCGGAAACCGACCAAACCTCCCGGGAACCACGCCGTGACCGCGGCCGGCCCCCGGGGCCGGGGCAACCAGCGCCGCTACTACGCCGAGGACGAGTGGGGCATCAACCCGTTACACCTGTTTGCTGACTGGCTCGCCCGCACCCCGGGCTTCGCACGCCCGGCCCCACCCCAGCCGCAGGGGCGGGTGCGGTTCACTGAGGTTCCCCCCGAACAGTGGACAGGTCTTCAAGCAGCTTTCGCTGCGCCTGTCAGGGACTGTTCGTAG